One window of the Tetragenococcus koreensis genome contains the following:
- a CDS encoding nuclease-related domain-containing protein, which yields MRRKPHKLQFLETLATRKKLNPEQQALLQKLQRGVIGEENMDLLVESILGAEVDCLDDITLEYQGSVVQIDKLLIIGSIIYLIDMKFYRGHYIFKNGEWYLGEKILANNNFEQLRRAVRIIQNVLYDHQIPLKVQGVLAFMNPESSLTVEDNLKETVLNFTDISTWLLQLKQNTTNKQLQDWKSAIRNYEIAPYRTKEIFPLEKMDTLQKGICCPNCHQFNMNENRHTVSCPCGYSEAKVIAFIRTICEYGVIFHNQNLKRSQLRIFFGQDLNERYLEYVLEKYFERLGSPNSRSGYKNEGIIFDYWFAEKKEYFERLAERKNWKNANISK from the coding sequence ATGAGAAGAAAGCCGCATAAATTACAATTTCTAGAAACATTAGCCACAAGAAAGAAACTAAATCCCGAGCAGCAGGCGCTTTTACAAAAATTACAGCGCGGGGTTATAGGCGAAGAAAACATGGACCTATTAGTAGAATCTATATTGGGCGCAGAAGTTGATTGCTTAGATGATATAACCTTGGAATATCAAGGTAGCGTCGTCCAAATTGATAAACTTTTAATCATTGGCTCTATTATCTATTTGATCGATATGAAATTTTATCGAGGCCATTATATTTTCAAAAACGGTGAATGGTACCTTGGCGAAAAAATTTTAGCAAATAACAACTTTGAACAGCTACGTCGCGCAGTACGCATTATCCAAAACGTTTTATATGATCATCAAATTCCATTGAAGGTCCAAGGCGTTTTAGCGTTTATGAACCCAGAATCTAGCCTAACTGTAGAAGATAATTTAAAGGAAACAGTCTTAAACTTTACTGATATTTCAACTTGGCTACTTCAATTAAAGCAAAATACTACTAATAAACAATTACAAGACTGGAAATCTGCTATACGAAACTATGAAATCGCTCCTTATCGAACAAAAGAGATTTTCCCACTTGAAAAAATGGATACTTTACAAAAAGGAATCTGTTGTCCAAATTGTCATCAATTTAACATGAACGAAAATAGACATACCGTAAGCTGTCCTTGTGGGTATAGCGAAGCAAAAGTGATCGCCTTTATTCGCACAATTTGTGAATATGGCGTAATTTTTCATAATCAAAACTTGAAACGATCGCAGCTAAGAATATTCTTTGGTCAAGATTTAAATGAACGTTACTTAGAATACGTGCTAGAAAAATACTTCGAACGTTTGGGTAGCCCAAATTCTCGATCAGGTTATAAAAACGAAGGTATAATATTTGACTATTGGTTTGCTGAGAAGAAAGAATATTTCGAACGTTTAGCTGAAAGAAAAAATTGGAAGAACGCAAATATTTCAAAATAA
- a CDS encoding PTS transporter subunit IIC, whose protein sequence is MTQKVTPREFIMNILNGLAIGTVIVLIPSALLSELCKALLPTFPFLVNVLNAVNLSNSMMGIVIGILIGINFRFPPIQSAAVGLATMFASGAVHFTPDGMLLEGTGDIINMGLTAAMVCGMLLFLGNKLKAYTILVIPALSLIIPGIIGRLILPYILKITEWIGQGIAQLLDLQPIVMSILLAVIFSVLIVSPITTVGIALAISLSGIGSGAANIGICATGFGFAIMGWHVNTKGTSFAHFLGSPKMSMANALKKPLILLPIICTAACCGVLAALWNIQGSPMSAGFGFSGLIGPINYMNLSENGWTFSTLLKSVIAFAAAPIGFSFLFKYLFTKVKPILKEEDYYLNI, encoded by the coding sequence ATGACTCAAAAAGTAACCCCAAGAGAATTTATCATGAACATTTTAAATGGCTTAGCTATTGGTACAGTCATTGTTTTAATTCCAAGTGCTTTGTTATCCGAACTTTGTAAGGCACTCTTACCTACCTTCCCATTTTTAGTGAACGTTCTTAATGCAGTAAATCTTTCCAATTCGATGATGGGTATTGTTATCGGTATTTTAATTGGTATCAACTTTCGGTTTCCACCTATCCAATCTGCCGCTGTAGGGCTTGCTACCATGTTTGCCTCGGGAGCAGTTCATTTTACGCCAGATGGGATGCTGTTAGAAGGTACCGGCGACATTATTAATATGGGGCTAACGGCAGCTATGGTTTGTGGTATGCTTTTATTTTTAGGAAATAAGTTAAAAGCATATACAATCTTAGTTATTCCTGCTCTTTCCTTGATTATTCCTGGAATTATTGGGCGATTAATCCTGCCTTACATATTAAAAATTACTGAATGGATCGGCCAAGGCATTGCACAATTGTTGGACTTGCAACCTATTGTTATGAGTATTTTATTAGCTGTTATTTTCTCGGTTTTGATCGTTTCACCTATTACTACCGTTGGGATTGCTTTGGCAATCTCACTTAGCGGCATTGGTTCAGGAGCTGCTAATATTGGGATTTGTGCTACTGGTTTTGGTTTTGCTATTATGGGTTGGCATGTCAATACAAAAGGGACTAGTTTTGCCCATTTTCTCGGATCACCTAAAATGTCGATGGCCAATGCTCTAAAAAAACCATTAATTTTGTTACCGATCATTTGTACAGCTGCATGTTGTGGCGTCTTAGCTGCTTTGTGGAATATCCAAGGCTCACCAATGTCAGCCGGTTTTGGTTTTAGTGGTTTAATCGGACCCATTAATTATATGAACTTATCAGAAAACGGTTGGACATTTTCTACTTTACTGAAATCTGTTATTGCCTTTGCCGCTGCTCCGATCGGCTTTAGTTTCCTCTTTAAATATCTTTTTACAAAAGTCAAACCAATACTTAAAGAAGAGGATTATTATTTGAATATTTAG